Proteins from a single region of Candidatus Hydrogenedentota bacterium:
- a CDS encoding ribosomal protein L7/L12 gives MSGMPEEDAQRMTEAIFAGRKIEAIKIYKEATGTGLKESKEFVEDLERQLRAECPERFAAGAKAGCGAVVLLGGAIGLVGWLV, from the coding sequence ATGAGCGGGATGCCGGAGGAAGATGCCCAGCGTATGACGGAGGCGATCTTTGCGGGCCGGAAGATCGAAGCGATCAAGATTTACAAGGAGGCGACGGGGACGGGGCTGAAGGAGTCGAAGGAGTTCGTGGAAGATCTTGAGCGGCAGTTGCGGGCGGAGTGTCCGGAGCGGTTTGCGGCGGGGGCGAAGGCGGGGTGTGGGGCGGTGGTGCTGCTGGGGGGAGCGATCGGGCTGGTGGGGTGGCTGGTTTGA
- the infC gene encoding translation initiation factor IF-3, whose amino-acid sequence MCRPKWVRSRSAKDWLLCRFFLFLLSQERPGRGRPRAKRTPGHVQEEVLLIARPVKREEDTVRINEKIRARQVRVVDDEGEQLGIMSPQDALREAEARELDLVEVAPNATPPVCRIMDYGKFKYEQKRRARESRKNQHTVSVKEIKYRPKIDKHDFEYKTKHVREFLSEGNKVKITVMFRGREMAHPEFGREILVKVVEETADLCTGEYDPASSRLEGRNMSLVLQPIKAK is encoded by the coding sequence ATGTGCCGCCCGAAATGGGTACGTTCCAGATCGGCAAAGGACTGGCTCCTTTGCCGATTTTTTTTGTTCCTGTTGTCCCAGGAGCGCCCGGGCCGAGGCCGGCCGAGGGCGAAACGTACTCCGGGGCACGTCCAAGAGGAGGTTCTACTCATAGCCAGGCCAGTCAAGCGAGAAGAAGACACGGTCCGAATTAATGAAAAAATACGCGCCCGCCAGGTGCGCGTGGTCGATGACGAGGGCGAACAGCTGGGTATCATGTCTCCCCAGGACGCCCTCCGCGAAGCCGAAGCCCGGGAACTAGACCTGGTCGAAGTCGCGCCCAACGCCACGCCGCCCGTTTGCCGCATCATGGATTACGGCAAGTTCAAGTACGAACAGAAACGGCGCGCGCGTGAATCCCGCAAGAACCAGCACACGGTCAGCGTCAAGGAAATCAAGTACCGTCCGAAAATCGACAAGCACGATTTCGAATACAAGACGAAACACGTACGCGAGTTCCTGTCCGAGGGCAACAAGGTGAAAATCACCGTGATGTTCCGAGGCCGCGAAATGGCCCACCCCGAGTTCGGGCGGGAAATACTGGTCAAGGTGGTCGAAGAGACGGCCGACCTGTGCACGGGCGAATACGACCCGGCCTCGTCCCGACTCGAAGGCCGCAACATGAGCCTCGTGTTGCAGCCCATTAAGGCCAAGTAG
- a CDS encoding ChaN family lipoprotein, whose translation MHYPYAIPTLLCVLLAALASSCATTSESRAPRDTPPPDARAMPAFDARSGEPISWPDLLARAAAADIVILGEQHGNPAAHAFEAALAAALLESGPRAICLEMLERDEQPLLDAYLTDAISKETFVDITDSRDWAGKDSWDACYQPLLDTARKHAAPVIAANAPRRLVRLARLEGFPALQALQDAYPAQAVLPAEIEETSYQKRFRETMQHHAAPGADPEAAETRLDALFRAQQVWDATMAHSTLQAAGNHGHALLVVGQFHTDFDGGLLLRMKAAEPDRRYLTISLQPAEASALRPEDEQRADIVVYAAPAAKA comes from the coding sequence ATGCATTACCCATACGCCATCCCCACCCTGCTATGCGTCCTCCTCGCCGCACTCGCGTCCAGTTGCGCCACTACCTCTGAGTCCCGCGCTCCGCGCGACACGCCGCCCCCCGACGCCCGCGCTATGCCCGCCTTCGACGCGCGCTCTGGTGAACCCATCTCCTGGCCCGATCTCCTCGCGCGCGCCGCCGCCGCCGATATCGTCATCCTCGGCGAGCAACACGGCAACCCCGCCGCACACGCCTTCGAGGCCGCCCTCGCCGCCGCCCTGCTCGAATCAGGGCCCCGCGCCATCTGCCTCGAAATGCTCGAACGCGATGAGCAACCCCTCCTCGACGCCTACCTGACCGACGCCATCTCAAAGGAGACTTTCGTCGACATCACGGATTCAAGAGACTGGGCCGGCAAGGACTCCTGGGACGCCTGCTACCAGCCCCTGCTCGACACCGCCAGGAAGCACGCCGCCCCCGTTATCGCCGCAAACGCCCCGCGACGCCTCGTGCGGCTCGCCCGGCTCGAAGGATTCCCCGCCCTTCAGGCCCTTCAGGATGCCTACCCGGCCCAGGCGGTCCTCCCGGCCGAAATCGAAGAAACCAGCTACCAGAAGCGATTCCGCGAAACCATGCAACACCACGCGGCGCCCGGAGCCGATCCCGAAGCCGCGGAGACCCGCCTGGATGCCCTCTTCCGCGCGCAGCAGGTCTGGGACGCCACCATGGCCCATTCCACGCTCCAGGCCGCCGGCAATCACGGCCACGCCCTGCTCGTCGTCGGCCAGTTTCACACGGACTTCGATGGCGGCCTCCTCCTGCGCATGAAAGCCGCCGAACCCGATCGGCGCTACCTCACCATCAGCCTCCAGCCCGCCGAAGCCTCGGCCCTGCGCCCCGAAGACGAACAACGCGCGGATATCGTCGTCTACGCGGCCCCTGCGGCGAAGGCCTGA
- a CDS encoding sigma-70 family RNA polymerase sigma factor encodes MTMDDQRRADRVRAALDRYEAPLIRYATRLTGNGELARDIVQDTFVKLCTADWARIEAHLAPWLYRVCRNRALDVLKKENRMIPLAEGQAEARPDEKPVPGEVAEGHEAEALVHAALARLPEKNQEIFRLKFQHELTYKEISEVTGHDVNNIRYVIHTTLKTLRQQLQGRLDPALGQ; translated from the coding sequence ATGACCATGGACGACCAACGTCGCGCGGACCGGGTGCGGGCGGCTCTCGACCGGTACGAAGCCCCCCTCATACGGTACGCAACGCGGCTAACCGGCAACGGCGAGCTGGCGCGAGACATTGTGCAGGACACCTTCGTAAAGCTGTGCACCGCGGACTGGGCGCGCATTGAGGCCCATCTCGCCCCCTGGCTCTACCGGGTCTGCCGAAACCGCGCCCTCGACGTCCTGAAGAAGGAAAACCGCATGATACCCCTCGCAGAAGGACAAGCCGAGGCCCGGCCGGACGAAAAACCGGTCCCGGGCGAGGTCGCCGAAGGCCACGAGGCCGAAGCGCTCGTTCACGCCGCCCTGGCGCGGCTCCCGGAAAAGAACCAGGAGATATTCCGCCTCAAGTTCCAGCACGAACTCACCTACAAGGAAATCAGCGAGGTCACCGGGCACGACGTAAACAACATCCGCTACGTCATCCATACCACCCTCAAGACCCTCCGCCAACAACTCCAGGGCCGCCTCGACCCGGCCCTCGGCCAGTAA
- a CDS encoding VWA domain-containing protein yields METIKSEDSTVYSSGFPGIAGQRESAPSESTITIGKEVPFVSGTSRPTEPAPKPGQLLEQESEIVEARNRLEIRANLNDGLSLSYETDGGASGEPVVPSAPPETEQWAEYNVGNLTGQTEISELASNIPDDEATGLRLGADRDAFREPWKWNTPDNKPTEIVGGPGTETYVKVAGVKPFLAVRDEPLSTFSIDVDTAAYSNVRRFLNQGHLPPPDAVRIEEMINYFAYAYPQPVDGRPFAVNVMGAPAPWAPQHRLVRIGIKGLEVPQSERPPANLVFLLDVSGSMGDANKLPLVKESMKTLLGQLRPNDRVAIVTYAGDARKVLDPTPCSERGSIVAAIDSLRAGGSTNGAGGIEMAYDLAQSGFIRGGINRVIIATDGDFNVGVTSHGGLMSLIEARAKSGVFLTALGFGMGNLKDATLEQLANRGNGNYAYIDNHAEARRALVDQLAGTLQTIAKDVKIQVEFNPARVSHYRLLGYENRALANRDFNDDTKDAGEIGAGHTVTALYEIIPAGSGPAPGVDPLKYQAVEPDVDSLKYGAAPAGDRETPILPGPEPTPRPDIAPLPEWLTVKLRYKEPEASESTRLDVPLATVNNDLREADADFRFASAVAAFGQVLRHSGYRHPSNFDRIIEMARAASNGDPDREAFVDLVITAKTLTGSR; encoded by the coding sequence ATGGAGACGATCAAATCAGAAGACAGCACCGTATACTCGTCAGGATTCCCCGGAATCGCGGGGCAGCGGGAATCCGCTCCGTCGGAGTCGACGATCACGATCGGCAAAGAGGTTCCCTTCGTTTCGGGAACTTCAAGACCCACAGAGCCCGCGCCCAAACCAGGTCAGCTCCTCGAACAAGAATCCGAGATCGTCGAAGCCCGGAACCGCCTCGAAATACGCGCCAACCTGAACGACGGACTGAGCCTGAGCTACGAAACCGACGGCGGAGCCAGCGGGGAACCAGTTGTACCCTCCGCGCCGCCCGAGACCGAACAGTGGGCCGAATACAACGTCGGCAACCTCACCGGCCAGACGGAAATCTCTGAACTCGCCTCGAACATACCCGACGATGAAGCCACGGGCCTGCGGCTGGGCGCCGACCGCGATGCCTTTCGTGAACCCTGGAAGTGGAACACCCCCGACAACAAGCCCACCGAAATCGTCGGCGGCCCCGGCACGGAGACCTACGTCAAGGTCGCGGGCGTGAAGCCCTTCCTCGCCGTCCGCGACGAGCCCCTGTCCACCTTCAGCATCGACGTGGACACCGCCGCCTACAGCAATGTCCGCCGCTTCCTGAACCAGGGACACCTCCCGCCGCCGGACGCCGTGCGCATCGAGGAGATGATTAACTATTTCGCCTACGCGTATCCGCAGCCCGTGGATGGCCGCCCCTTCGCGGTGAATGTCATGGGCGCGCCCGCCCCCTGGGCCCCGCAGCACCGCCTCGTGCGCATCGGCATCAAAGGCCTGGAAGTACCCCAGAGTGAGCGCCCCCCGGCGAACCTGGTCTTCCTGCTGGACGTCTCGGGCTCGATGGGCGACGCGAACAAGCTCCCGCTCGTAAAGGAGTCGATGAAGACCCTCCTCGGACAGCTTCGCCCCAACGACCGCGTGGCCATCGTGACCTATGCGGGCGACGCTCGGAAGGTGCTCGACCCGACCCCGTGCAGCGAACGCGGCTCCATCGTCGCAGCCATCGACAGCCTCCGCGCCGGCGGCAGCACCAACGGCGCCGGCGGCATCGAGATGGCCTACGATCTAGCCCAATCAGGCTTCATCCGCGGCGGCATCAACCGCGTCATCATCGCCACGGATGGCGACTTCAATGTCGGCGTCACGTCCCACGGCGGCCTGATGTCCCTGATCGAAGCCCGCGCAAAATCCGGCGTCTTCCTCACCGCCCTGGGCTTCGGCATGGGCAACCTGAAGGACGCAACCCTCGAGCAGCTCGCCAACCGCGGCAACGGCAACTACGCCTACATCGACAACCACGCCGAAGCGCGCCGCGCGCTGGTCGACCAGCTCGCCGGCACGCTTCAGACTATCGCGAAGGACGTCAAGATCCAGGTCGAGTTCAATCCGGCGCGGGTATCGCACTACCGCCTCCTGGGCTACGAAAACCGCGCGCTGGCGAACCGCGACTTCAACGACGATACGAAAGACGCCGGCGAGATCGGCGCGGGCCACACCGTGACCGCGCTCTACGAAATCATCCCGGCGGGCAGCGGCCCCGCGCCCGGCGTCGACCCCCTGAAGTACCAGGCTGTGGAACCCGATGTGGACTCCCTGAAGTACGGCGCCGCGCCTGCCGGCGATAGAGAAACCCCGATCCTGCCCGGTCCGGAACCGACGCCCCGGCCCGACATTGCGCCGCTCCCCGAATGGCTCACGGTGAAACTCCGCTACAAAGAACCCGAAGCCAGCGAAAGCACGCGTCTCGATGTCCCCCTGGCCACCGTCAACAACGACCTCCGCGAGGCCGACGCCGACTTCCGCTTCGCCTCCGCTGTCGCCGCCTTCGGGCAGGTGCTCCGCCACAGCGGCTACCGCCACCCCAGCAACTTCGACCGCATCATCGAGATGGCCCGCGCCGCAAGCAACGGCGATCCCGACCGCGAAGCCTTCGTCGACCTGGTCATCACCGCCAAGACCCTCACCGGGTCAAGATAG
- the rplT gene encoding 50S ribosomal protein L20: MPRATNNPASRQRRKKVLKEASGYRGSHHRLIKTAIQAVEHAGVYAYRDRKVRKREFRKLWIARINAGARANGMTYSRFISGLKCANINLDRKVLADMAVNDAAAFSQLVEKARASLEAAS, from the coding sequence ATGCCCAGAGCTACAAACAATCCGGCTTCGCGCCAGCGGCGCAAGAAGGTTCTCAAGGAAGCGTCCGGCTACCGTGGAAGTCACCACCGCCTCATTAAGACCGCCATCCAGGCCGTCGAACACGCCGGCGTCTACGCCTACCGCGACCGCAAGGTGCGCAAGCGCGAATTCCGCAAACTCTGGATCGCCCGCATCAACGCCGGCGCCCGCGCCAACGGAATGACCTACAGCCGCTTCATCAGCGGCCTCAAGTGCGCCAACATCAACCTCGACCGCAAGGTGCTCGCGGACATGGCGGTCAACGACGCCGCCGCCTTCAGCCAGCTCGTCGAGAAGGCCCGCGCCTCCCTGGAAGCCGCGTCCTGA
- a CDS encoding 1-(5-phosphoribosyl)-5-[(5-phosphoribosylamino)methylideneamino] imidazole-4-carboxamide isomerase, which translates to MRIVPAVDIRGGLCVNLVQGDYDQETVFSEDPVAQAKAWWDALGEGIIHIVDLDGAKAGHCCVEKELRALQAAGIPYEVGGGIRNMETIETIFGAGAGRVILGTAAYRDPDLLQEACRRYPGKIAVGIDARAGKLSLSGWLEDTDRDAIAFAQEVEAAGAARIIYTDILSDGMMQGPNIDATRELARAISIPVTISGGMSSLDDVRAVKPLETDGIDEVIIGRALYLEKFTVQEAVAAAA; encoded by the coding sequence ATGCGTATTGTTCCCGCCGTCGATATCCGGGGCGGCCTCTGCGTCAATCTGGTCCAGGGCGACTATGATCAGGAGACCGTCTTCTCCGAGGACCCCGTCGCCCAGGCCAAAGCCTGGTGGGACGCCCTCGGCGAAGGCATCATCCACATCGTTGATCTGGATGGCGCCAAGGCCGGTCACTGCTGCGTGGAGAAGGAGCTCCGCGCATTGCAGGCCGCCGGCATCCCCTACGAAGTCGGCGGTGGTATCCGGAACATGGAAACCATCGAGACCATCTTCGGCGCCGGCGCAGGCCGCGTTATCCTGGGCACCGCCGCCTACCGCGACCCGGATCTCCTCCAGGAGGCATGCCGCCGCTACCCCGGCAAAATCGCCGTGGGTATCGACGCTCGCGCGGGGAAGCTCTCCCTGAGCGGATGGCTCGAAGACACCGACCGGGACGCGATCGCCTTTGCTCAGGAAGTGGAGGCCGCCGGAGCCGCGCGCATCATCTACACCGACATCCTCAGCGACGGCATGATGCAGGGACCGAACATCGACGCCACCCGCGAACTCGCCCGGGCCATCTCGATTCCCGTCACCATCTCCGGCGGCATGTCGAGCCTTGACGACGTACGCGCCGTCAAGCCCCTCGAAACAGACGGCATCGACGAAGTCATCATCGGCCGCGCCCTCTACCTCGAAAAATTCACCGTGCAAGAGGCCGTAGCCGCCGCCGCCTGA
- a CDS encoding metallophosphoesterase family protein — protein MTFYRTLACLALAAALAVSAFSTPWDYDAEVQIELRDWRYLSLAEPSERPPAIAHGQLAVVTLPWTVERTRPMAWFQTSVEIPEAWKGLDVLLHVETRGPVRVLADGADLASLNAPGLATLTARLPQSANAQPINLAIGCATGETAAVLDRVWLESEPAGLSTAVAAINRSLDVMDDYSEPINPWKRVIADSDGAHQTHFDDSAWETVRVGDEWRGDDTPAWYRARLTVPYEVAGVPLRDEMPLLALDFDDPARCYVNGKEVEPLAKDFRGSLFALPAGTKPGDEIDVAFRILNRWGSGKLRQAAWRLASIDEGFHLKRDLKLEVNRLARTIRAHDLPQFGWVDALSRLNAPLSTARADLTRFSPTLQEARAAFDALLAEVAADPVLLVPPYLQDARPNQITICFETSAPVPALVDFGVGALDRGAAETESQSTIHKITLTGLTPATTYTYAVTAGRRQTAPRTFITAPEGPAPFEFLVWGDNQSGVRMARHVTRAMAADSADFVMSVGDVVDRGINWDEWTLQYLLPARVFMGDRPSYIAMGNHEYGGYEGNPNVVAFDHYFKHPDTSPGSNHYWYAFTWANARFVVLEPLKMKWMPHPDPARGNTIVPDDPQLLWLDRELAANAGKHDWTFVFYHEPAFLETWSGGYHDGEDFLRNAVVPILEQHKVDMVFNGHTHAYERGLPHPEWDPVTQLGNGITYIITGGGGGGLDNHKYAEWDKIDIPDHPADPDSNEPDEGEFYRHHYCHISVDGKSLTFTAREVLENGRPGKVLDNFKLQK, from the coding sequence GTGACCTTTTACCGAACCCTCGCTTGCCTCGCGCTCGCCGCGGCCCTCGCCGTATCCGCCTTCTCCACCCCTTGGGATTACGACGCCGAAGTACAGATTGAGCTCCGCGACTGGCGCTATCTTTCCCTCGCGGAACCTTCCGAACGCCCCCCCGCCATAGCCCACGGACAACTCGCCGTCGTCACCCTCCCGTGGACCGTCGAACGCACCCGCCCCATGGCCTGGTTCCAGACCTCCGTCGAGATCCCGGAAGCCTGGAAGGGCCTCGATGTCCTCCTCCATGTGGAAACCCGTGGCCCCGTGCGCGTCCTGGCGGATGGCGCGGATCTCGCCTCCTTAAATGCCCCCGGCCTGGCCACGCTCACCGCGCGGCTCCCCCAGTCCGCCAACGCGCAGCCCATTAATCTCGCAATCGGCTGCGCAACAGGCGAGACCGCCGCTGTCCTCGACCGCGTATGGCTCGAATCCGAGCCCGCGGGCCTCTCCACGGCGGTCGCCGCCATCAATCGCTCCCTCGACGTCATGGACGACTACTCCGAACCGATCAACCCCTGGAAACGCGTCATCGCGGACTCCGACGGAGCTCACCAGACCCATTTCGATGACAGCGCCTGGGAAACCGTGCGGGTGGGCGACGAGTGGCGCGGTGACGACACCCCCGCCTGGTACCGCGCGCGCCTGACCGTCCCCTATGAGGTCGCGGGCGTGCCCCTGCGCGACGAGATGCCGCTGCTCGCACTGGATTTCGACGATCCCGCCCGGTGCTATGTCAACGGCAAGGAGGTCGAGCCACTCGCCAAGGATTTTCGTGGCAGTTTGTTCGCCCTGCCGGCGGGTACGAAGCCCGGCGACGAAATCGATGTCGCCTTCCGTATCCTCAATCGCTGGGGTAGCGGTAAGCTGCGTCAGGCCGCCTGGCGCCTCGCCAGCATCGATGAGGGCTTCCACCTCAAACGCGACCTCAAGCTCGAAGTGAACCGCCTCGCCCGCACCATTCGCGCTCATGACCTCCCCCAATTCGGCTGGGTTGACGCCCTGTCCCGCCTCAACGCCCCGCTCTCCACGGCGCGCGCGGACCTGACCCGCTTTTCACCCACCCTCCAAGAGGCCCGCGCCGCCTTCGACGCCCTCCTCGCCGAGGTCGCGGCGGATCCCGTCCTGCTTGTTCCGCCCTATCTCCAGGACGCCCGGCCCAATCAGATCACCATCTGCTTCGAAACCAGCGCGCCCGTTCCCGCCCTTGTCGACTTTGGCGTCGGCGCGCTGGATCGCGGCGCCGCCGAGACCGAAAGCCAGTCCACCATACACAAGATCACCTTGACCGGTCTCACGCCCGCCACCACCTATACCTACGCCGTCACCGCCGGGCGTCGCCAGACCGCACCGCGCACCTTCATCACCGCCCCCGAAGGACCCGCCCCCTTTGAGTTTCTCGTGTGGGGAGACAACCAGAGCGGCGTACGCATGGCCCGCCACGTGACCCGCGCCATGGCCGCGGACTCCGCTGACTTCGTCATGAGCGTCGGCGACGTCGTCGATCGCGGCATTAATTGGGACGAGTGGACCCTCCAGTACCTGCTCCCCGCACGCGTTTTCATGGGCGATCGCCCCAGCTACATCGCCATGGGCAACCACGAATACGGCGGATACGAAGGCAATCCCAACGTCGTCGCCTTCGACCACTACTTCAAGCACCCGGACACTTCCCCCGGCAGCAACCACTACTGGTACGCCTTCACCTGGGCCAACGCGCGCTTCGTCGTCCTCGAACCCCTTAAGATGAAGTGGATGCCGCACCCCGACCCCGCGCGCGGCAACACCATCGTCCCGGACGACCCGCAACTCCTCTGGCTCGATCGGGAACTCGCCGCGAACGCCGGGAAGCACGACTGGACCTTCGTGTTCTACCACGAACCCGCCTTCCTCGAAACCTGGAGTGGCGGCTACCACGACGGCGAGGACTTCCTGCGCAATGCCGTCGTTCCCATTCTTGAACAGCACAAGGTCGACATGGTTTTCAACGGACACACCCACGCCTACGAACGCGGCCTCCCCCACCCCGAATGGGATCCCGTCACCCAACTCGGCAACGGCATCACCTACATCATCACCGGCGGCGGCGGCGGCGGCCTCGACAACCACAAATACGCCGAGTGGGACAAAATCGACATCCCCGACCACCCCGCCGACCCGGACTCAAACGAACCCGACGAAGGCGAATTCTACCGCCACCACTACTGCCACATAAGCGTCGATGGAAAATCACTGACCTTCACCGCCCGCGAAGTGCTTGAAAACGGCCGCCCCGGAAAAGTCCTAGACAACTTCAAACTCCAGAAATAA
- the rpmI gene encoding 50S ribosomal protein L35 → MPKVKTNRAASKRFKRTKNGKFLSHKMGARHLMNSKSPKRRRQLRRAKSVGDVEMPRIKVLLPYS, encoded by the coding sequence ATGCCAAAAGTCAAGACCAACCGCGCCGCGTCCAAGCGCTTCAAGCGCACCAAGAACGGGAAGTTCCTCAGCCACAAGATGGGCGCCCGCCACCTGATGAATTCCAAGTCGCCCAAACGCCGCCGCCAGCTCCGCCGCGCCAAGTCCGTTGGCGACGTCGAAATGCCGCGGATCAAGGTGCTCCTCCCCTACTCCTGA
- a CDS encoding Gfo/Idh/MocA family oxidoreductase, with the protein MASVSRRTVLKGAAALAAATAFPRRASANERIRVGIIGCRVRGPQVAASMIRSGQFDVPVICDCDDAMVEKARADAKDVFAEKPPRSEKDFRRLLEDPDIDAVVVATPDHWHAMMTILALDAGKHVYLEKPASFNIGDGKAMLAAHARRPELAVQVGTQQRSGRHFADAKAFIQAGGLGKVAFCRASHVSERHIVPVIPNSEPPASLDYDLWCGPAPIHPYNEELLHYNWHFRYDYGTGDMGNWGAHWLDVLRWLLDLDLPVSVSGYGGQYVVKDAKEFPDTQTVMYHFPELTMLWELRHWSRFMPGGGRGNCCEIDGEKGSLVVDRRGWRFYPRDEDAPGEEHPGSEMEVAHALSFAGAIRGERAPSAPLVEGHKSAILCHLGNITARLNRSVAFDPARETITGDPEAEAMMDRAYRAPWVRGV; encoded by the coding sequence ATGGCGAGCGTTTCACGGCGAACGGTATTGAAGGGGGCCGCGGCGCTTGCGGCGGCGACGGCGTTTCCCCGGCGGGCGAGCGCGAATGAGCGTATTCGTGTCGGGATTATCGGTTGCCGGGTGCGCGGGCCGCAGGTGGCGGCTTCGATGATCCGTTCGGGCCAGTTTGACGTGCCGGTCATCTGCGATTGCGACGACGCGATGGTGGAAAAGGCGCGCGCGGACGCGAAGGACGTTTTTGCGGAGAAGCCACCGAGGTCGGAGAAGGATTTCCGGCGCCTGCTGGAAGATCCGGATATTGACGCCGTGGTGGTGGCGACGCCGGATCACTGGCACGCGATGATGACGATCCTGGCGCTGGACGCGGGGAAGCACGTGTATCTGGAGAAGCCGGCATCGTTTAACATCGGCGATGGGAAGGCCATGCTTGCGGCGCACGCGCGGCGCCCGGAGCTTGCGGTGCAGGTGGGCACGCAACAGCGAAGCGGGCGGCACTTCGCGGATGCGAAGGCGTTTATTCAGGCGGGCGGGCTGGGGAAGGTCGCGTTTTGCCGGGCCTCGCATGTGTCGGAGCGCCACATCGTTCCGGTGATTCCGAATTCCGAGCCGCCAGCGTCACTGGATTACGATTTGTGGTGCGGACCCGCGCCGATTCACCCCTACAACGAGGAACTGCTGCATTACAACTGGCACTTCCGCTATGACTACGGCACGGGCGACATGGGAAATTGGGGCGCGCACTGGCTGGATGTGTTGCGTTGGCTGCTGGATCTGGATCTCCCGGTGTCGGTTTCCGGGTACGGGGGGCAGTACGTGGTAAAGGACGCGAAGGAGTTTCCCGACACGCAGACGGTGATGTATCACTTTCCGGAACTGACGATGCTGTGGGAACTGCGGCACTGGTCGCGCTTCATGCCGGGGGGCGGGCGCGGGAACTGCTGCGAGATCGACGGGGAGAAGGGGAGCCTCGTGGTTGATCGGCGGGGCTGGCGGTTTTATCCGCGGGATGAGGATGCACCGGGAGAGGAGCATCCGGGGAGCGAGATGGAGGTTGCGCATGCGCTTAGTTTTGCGGGCGCGATTCGCGGGGAGCGCGCGCCTTCGGCGCCGCTTGTCGAGGGGCACAAATCGGCGATACTGTGTCACCTGGGGAATATCACGGCGCGCCTGAACCGGAGCGTGGCGTTTGACCCGGCGCGGGAGACGATCACGGGGGATCCGGAGGCGGAGGCGATGATGGATCGGGCGTATCGGGCGCCGTGGGTTCGGGGGGTGTGA
- a CDS encoding tRNA glutamyl-Q(34) synthetase GluQRS, protein MADSNNDGFAAVSRFAPSPTGYLHLGHLVNAICVWGVTRALGGAVILRLEDHDRGRCRPEYETAILEDLEWLGLAPDRGLPAEFRGGETPYRQSDRGARYAELLEGLAARGLVYTCRCSRREILERTGPQPGELCYDGHCRDRGYDPGSAAGVRLRLDTGAVAFDDVLAGRLSQDPSRQCGDVLLRDRHGNWTYQYAVVVDDWDREVNLVIRGEDLLESTGRQILLGGRLGRETPPFYLHHPLITDTRGRKLSKRDFSRGLRDYRAEGWTPERVLGAAAMGVGLGIRGERLEAGEIPGLFEESELVARLREMFPARRRQPEGARI, encoded by the coding sequence GTGGCAGATTCCAATAACGACGGCTTCGCGGCGGTGTCGCGTTTTGCGCCAAGCCCGACGGGCTACCTGCACCTGGGCCACCTGGTGAACGCGATCTGCGTGTGGGGGGTGACCCGGGCGCTTGGCGGAGCGGTGATCCTGCGCCTGGAGGATCATGATCGGGGCCGTTGCCGTCCGGAATATGAAACGGCCATTCTGGAGGATCTTGAATGGCTGGGGCTGGCTCCGGACCGGGGACTGCCCGCGGAATTTCGCGGGGGCGAGACGCCCTACCGACAATCGGATCGCGGGGCGCGCTACGCCGAATTGCTGGAGGGCCTGGCGGCGCGGGGGCTCGTGTATACGTGCCGCTGTTCGCGCCGGGAGATCCTGGAACGTACGGGCCCGCAGCCGGGGGAATTGTGTTACGACGGGCACTGCCGCGATCGGGGGTACGACCCGGGGTCGGCGGCGGGCGTGCGGTTGCGGCTTGATACGGGCGCGGTGGCGTTTGACGATGTCCTGGCGGGACGCCTGTCGCAGGATCCGTCTCGGCAATGCGGCGACGTGCTGTTGCGGGACCGTCACGGGAACTGGACGTATCAGTATGCGGTCGTGGTGGATGATTGGGATCGGGAGGTGAATCTGGTGATTCGCGGCGAGGACCTGTTGGAATCCACGGGGCGCCAGATCTTGCTGGGCGGCAGACTGGGGCGTGAAACGCCGCCGTTCTATCTGCACCATCCGCTGATCACGGACACGCGGGGGCGGAAGCTGAGTAAGCGGGACTTTTCCAGGGGGCTTCGGGACTACCGTGCGGAAGGGTGGACGCCGGAGCGGGTGCTTGGCGCGGCGGCGATGGGGGTGGGGCTGGGAATTCGGGGGGAGCGCCTGGAGGCGGGTGAGATTCCGGGGTTGTTTGAAGAAAGCGAGCTTGTGGCGCGGCTTCGGGAGATGTTTCCCGCGCGGCGCCGCCAACCAGAAGGAGCGCGGATATGA